The genomic stretch TTTGACCTACATAAAGCTAGATTATTGACGAATCTTATATGCTAGGTTTTATGCCAATATCATGACACTTTTTCAAGAAAAGACTAATGAAAGATAAATTTGTTAGTTTGTCTGTCTATATTATAGAAACTTACCTATGTTTCTTGTGCTTCGTATGCCTAGTACTGTTGGCTATATGCCACCTGTACCTATATATGTCCCGGTACTGTCTGTCGCACTCGACACAGTACGCCGTGTTATGCACCGTGTGCgttgtttatatattatatatacccACCTATGTTTCTTATGCTTCGTGTGCCTAGTACTGTTGGCTATATGCCACCTGTACCTATATATGTCCCGGTACTGTCTGTCACACTCGACACAGTACGCCGTGTTATGCACCGTGTGCGTAGTTTTGTTGTGAAGCCATAGACCGTTGTATCGAGCCCATTTCTTGTTGCACGGCTTGCATTCGAAGGGAGAGTGTTGTTTTCTGTGAAATAAGGTTCATAATGtgttaaggtgctcccacacagcggttatataacgttatacaacaatgcgtaacaaattataacagtggttgtagagtatgttacatgctattataaatgttacacaatgttttataacgttatataactgctgtttCGGAGCacctatgatttttttatgttactagCTTCCGTCCGCGACTCTGTCcacgcggatgtcggtcttcgcgtggaaattttatttctccattttgagtaactctgacaatgacatcttttaaatatcaattgcgcccaaatacggcgaggcccataataatgaaggagatccctctattgaggtactgctgttgagctcgcgtggTCATAGCTACCTTTTTAGTATAAAAAGATAGATATAAAGACAAGCCAGTAATTACCAGGAAAAAGACCAAGGGGCAGGAGTCCGATACGTTGTTCGGACCAAATCCGTGCCACACTGGAGACCACAGTCTGCGACGCCATCCACATCGCCGAAGATATAGCAATATGGCAAAATATAGTCAACTAGAGAGTTATTCGTCGGGGTCACGACCCTCAGCATTGAGGATAAACGACGCAAGGAGGAGGAGTAGGTAGTTATCAGAATTGGAACctattacctacctaatatgATCCTTAATACAGTAGCGCATTTTGAACGTGATGCCGCAGTAATCACATATAAACTTCTCGTGCCAATCCTTGTAATGCTTGAAGAATTCTCTTCTACTcctgaaacaataataacacaCTAAGTTAACaccacatagtataaaacaaagtcgctttccactgtgaaaatcaacaaaaaaatgatttatttcaaatagacgaGGAGGCTCTTGaatatcaaagcaaatataataataataaaatgtctatctgtcggTCCGTCCATTAGTGATACTATTTGCTCGTTCGAAAATAATCCAGGACTTTTGAAAGTGATCAAGGAATTCCGATCGCTTTCAAGTAACGCCCGATTGTTATCGAGTAAAGCTCGAAAGTGATCAAGGACGCCCGATTGGTATTACGCATAAGAATAGAGCTGTACATTAATGGCAGGGGCAGAGAAAGCACTTACAATGcgctaataatgataataactgAAAATTATACTTACCCAAACTTCAATCGACATTTCAGACACTGGAACAATCGTCTATGTACCTTCTCTATATGATATAGTCTATGTGATTTACTATAACATGTATATTCACATATACTACATATATACTTCACATAATGACGCGATATATGTTCAGAAAGCCGACTCCTCGTTTTTATATGGGACGTACATATGTCACATGTGTATTGGGTTGcctgaaaagtaaaaaatattatattaatgtcactataattttattgtaactttcgtgagacatactaaattaattattatgttcagtagcagcgcgacaatcgccgcgtcgtgtgtcgcggaatgctgctcatgaatatgagcctttagcatggcttgaaactagtcgagttcctcgtcaaacagttgcgtgagtaagccgataacatataataattaatttaatgttactgTTTCAGAAAGGCGtatttattaagtgtgggagagccatgcttcggaacgaatgggccggctcgaccggagtgataccacggccgagcagaaaaccgacgtgaaataacgcttgcgttgtgtgagtgcgaTTATCGGATGCTTAgttctaatcttcccaatccccgattcctcatcaaccctttaattaaaattcttaacccccaaaagaccggcaacgtacCTGTAGCGTTTCGATggtccttgggcggcggcgattacttaccatcaggtgatctgtccgctcgtttaccggcttataccataaaaaaatgcaatattaataaataatggcaAAGAGAGAACAAGCGTAACTACATAGCTAGAAGATTTCGGAAttggattgagaagattgggggggggtaattgggcctccggtaacgtcacttaCACAAGGAAAcaaaatgcaagcgttgtttcacatcagttttctgctcggccgtggtatcactccggtcgagccggtccagcagtgccgaagcatggctctcccacacagcccacacttaaattatacTAATTTGTTTGGTGTATCGAATGTATGTTCATACGCATGTAGAAAATGCGATTTatgacaaacagacactccaattttatttattagtctatttCTAGATTAGTAAAGAAGTCTAACTATACCTTTTCATGAAACATTCCATTATGTTTCAGTAAAACCTCTTCGTTTTCAAACACTAGGACACAATTATCACACTTGTATCTCTTTGACTTAAAATATTCGCTGTCTCTTTCACTCTCCATACATTTTCGAACATCAGCATCATCTATCTGTACTCTTCTAAAGCAGTTCTtgtctttaataataattttgaatttcggttttttattttgtaacgcTCTCTTTTTCGCCCAGCGGttgtttttcggttttttctctggttctgtaataaaaaagatatatagggtgaccggtaattagtgaacgatatttaaacacgtgattgtactcatgattacaaacgactttcccgaagaaactttttttgtgtagtcattagttttatttttataacaataacaatttgactgcctcgttggtcgagtgttcgcaagtgcgactgccgaataagaggtctcgggttcgattcccgggtcgggcaaagtattactgggctattcggtttttcgaaaatttctcagtagtagcacggagtttggaattgcgtccagtatatggcaatacgctcacttcctattacatgggacttataacacaaatggtgaaaagtatagcggcattacgtgctgtaatgcgcacctctgcctaccccttcggggataaaaggggtGGCGTTGCATACGTTGCAtgcaaattaagaaaaaatcatTAGTACGCACGTATATTACCAAAATACCAACTGTaccgcgggcgcgggcgcctcaaattttgttgttttgttatcttaGTAATAGCTTTATATCagcttcatagcacatctcttgtggaaaagcacgctaataaaaaaaatacctgtagTTTCAACCACAATTTCTTCTTTCAAATCATCATGAACAGCTTCAAACTCCTTGTCATCATGAGCGCTTCTATCATCAACAACATCCTCATCATCACTACATTTGTCACATGTCTTTATATCCGTCTGTATGTTGATATcgtttatgtatattgtatgtggGTGCGAGTCGTTCAGTGTGATCGTTGTGAGACTGGACTGTGTGCCGAAGAGGTAGCTCtgtaaaaatagttattactattaaattacATATTGTATAGGGCGCCCAcacccgcgttatcggaagactagtaactatataagtaggtatttaagaaCATTACGCGCGCGTGTTAatgacattttgttgttttgttataatataaaacaacacCTTCACCTACAATGAGTACAATATAACATCAAAACCAAACAACAAATATATGTATTGTGATTCACATATAACTACgaaattccaaaaaaaatattatactgggGCATTGAAGTCCTCTGAAGGTataagatgcccgcttctcatgcatgagggtgcggattcgaaacctatcaaggcgagtaccaatgtgactttttctgatgTATGTTCTTTTTATAGATTATTTAGGCACCAAAATTATTTTCACAATAATTCCCTTCACAGTTTGTGAAGGGAATTATTGTGAAAATATGAGTACCTACTGACTATTTGGTCTATAGTTTTCACTCACCTGACCCAACAGTAGCATTTCATTAGCTTTCACAGCTTGCTGCTGAAACCTGACAGCTCTGTGGAGAAATGCAATACACTCCCAGCATAATCTTATACTTTCTAAAGGAATAgtattctgaaaataaaaaaatatcagaattTACATCTAAGAGATTGTGTGAACAGCATTCTTGCTTTCCCAATTTGTGATAGGgtaaaaatgttatacaaattaaTCTGTAGACCATAAGTTTATAGACTATACTGTTTAGACCATTAGTagctatttagttttgttttttataagttattatgattttaatggcACTGAGCGATGTTGTCTCTGAGAGACAAAGGTcccataataaattataaaaataatcaatcaggtgaaaaaataagtagaaatatgtatatacacagagcatacactaactgttgtttcccatatttttaagattgtctgtatgtatcttagttggtaagccttaataaataaataaataaataaatatgtctttcgatagttattataaaaatggtaattctacatttatatttaatagttaaattaaatgttaaaagaaaacttacatAAACTTCTAAATCAGAAATAAGTAGTTTAAACACATTCAGATACTGCTGTAAAGGAGATAATTTCCTTCCAATGCTTAAACAGACTGAGCATTGATTCTCTTCATTAGGAaactcatattttatttctatttcatcCATTATTTAGGTTTTAGGCTTCAGCAATtgtgatccagagctgcggaatACCCTGCGGAAAATTACTAAGGTTACATTTTGTCTCTTTTTAACCCTCCACTTCCCTAAAATGAGGGGTGGAAGtttaccacagatggggtccagtagggcagATGAGCGTGAGATTTCAACTTAAACAACCCACTGATCGTAATCTTCCAATAAGTAAaccaatgttaaaaataaaataaaaaataatttcagttttaataatatgattggAAAAAGTTTACTTAACGTAttactttttacttaaatacttatAAGAATGTATTATTTTACCGTGAATAATTATCAAATAAGTATTTCCtaactaaataaactttaaagaatttattaatgttttgcaTTTGCTACTGTCAAACCTAACAGCTGATTTTGTTGACATACATTTATAAATCCCGTTTCATTCTAATCAGCTTAGAACTTAGAAACTTAGAATACAAAAGAAATCATAattcaacattttttaattaaaagtattgataatttttcaaattaaaataacgttATTGATACAATTGtgataatcaattaattttcaagCATTATTTTCTTAGTTTCAACCGTTCATTTAAAAACCGATAATAATATCGTTTTCTTTCTGTTTGACAGCCAAACGTGTGATGTACAACACTAGTAACAAAATGGCATCGATTTGTGtttattgttgtgtttttaaaaataattaaataaaaacgagtgtttttaagctttttttatGCTTAAAATATACGCTTTATTTAGATAAATCGCATGAGTCGATATTTATCACCTTTCGAGCTGAGAATGAATAggttttcattcataattctTGTTTAATCTTAGTGTCTAGTGAAAGTTGATcgtgaacaaaaacaaatgttaacgaatttatcattaaaatggATATTAAAGAAGAACAACTATGTTATAAACTACTTTGCAACGCTTGCCTCTGTGTTGGAAGGAAGTTACATAAAATAACTGATGAGAAAACACGAAATTATTACTTGAATGCGTTGGGCGAAATTCCTGTAAgtaaatcagtttttttaaaaaaactattcgATCCCACTGACCGatttttggtataaaattaatttaaaacgatctagaattcattttaaatataaatacctTGTAAAAACGTGTCACTTTtaagcataaatattttattgttgcatTTGGGGCTTAATTTTAAAGAACTAAAGTAATATACCTATTTTCACTCTCCAGCCTCATATCTCTAGGCACAAAAAAGATCTAGATAAAATTTGGACcaggggtagattataatctagaataacacataagacACTATTTATCCCATAGCtagtacttaattattataattagttcttcctttaactaaaaatcatggtttactcacgtaaattaatgtagacaagctctactagttttaaatcacatagggactcttcatcatgagcagcatgcacAGATGCGGCGACGACTGTAGGCTTTAACTAGTAAAGTTTTTCTCCGTTAACATGTGTGggttaaccgtgatttttagtttatttagtatgtctcacaatagttattataaaaatagtaattctTTTACTTTAATTTCAGTTGTACAACCCATCTACAGTGAATCTCCAGATATGCTGGGAGTGTAACGCACTGCTGCAGAAGAGTGTGGCTTTCAAGGAGCAGGTGCAGGACTCATATAGGATATTGCAGACTTATACTAACGAGGTGAGCTTCAAGAGAGGAAAATAGTGCTTTCACTATGTGACATGTAGAcctctaaactaataaataaaattgtagtgtaTCATGGAAATAAagatatcgacggttaaaaggaaatagggtataagcagCATTTTGGGTCCAAagtgagtttattatgctaccCTATGtgaaattttccgctctttggAATGCGCTAACGCTCAAGGCTCTACGAtaacatttttggcgtttataccctagcaaaaaaaatatttttctagtattctttcgacggctctcctgaacatttcattttttgacatttattgAGCTGGAacccctgtaaacccgctagattgTCCTCAGCTCCGGATAAAATTATGTGTATTGAGTTAAAGCATATGAagaaacatacaatacatacactaaaatattttttacaatttttgtctgtctgtttgttcaggctaatctctgaaatggctggatgGGTTTTGATGGTacttttagtaaaagtctgtcactctctctcgcctcgcccaaggtgggagaagtcattggatgactcgtaacccataaataaaatttttgttaaaattttgaaaagttGGTGTTGGTTATGACTTTCAATAAAAGGGGTTACCTGTTATGCTCCACTGCATACTTCAGgtgttatataatataatggtCAGTGATGAAAACAGCGCCGTGCGTGACTCGAGCTGTCATGTTCGGGCTATgtcattttagctgagcactggcttttttgcgccgtgttgattgtttatctacttttaaattattttcttgcaatattttttaatggtgcatattttttttattttttgtttgagaagacgttgccccacaccagtatattctcctgtgtcgtgaatgcgtttccaaacatacaagttcacatacacatgacactcaggcccgaaacaacaatttgtggatcacacaaagagttgctccgtgcggaaacgCGTTACatgttgcacggtagccagttgcccagcaccgcaccaaccgtgcaggttcccagtagggctgatgcctgatccagagctgcggactatctagcgggtttaccagggctccggcttgaaaaacaggagtaggaatggggtggtttttagtcagtaagagtctaacaccctctcgcctcgcctaaggcgagagaagtcattggatgattttcccccctaaaaaaaccgTGCAGACTCATTTTCttatatgtaaaattttatttgtagaatCTCCACGAATGCCTGCTATCCGACGTGAGTCGTCCGCCTCGGTTAAAGCTCCATAAAGCTGATCCAGTCAACATACTGCCGTCTGATGGCTTGCAGACCTTTTCAGAACCTATCAATTGCCTTAAAGATGAATTCAAAGAGGAGTGTAGAGATGATGGTATGtacttaattgtttatttaattgattgattgactgcctcgttggtcgagtggtcgcaattgcgattACCGGCTGTCGGACAaagggtttgattcccgcgtCGGGCAAAGTTTTACTGGGCTAGTTTTCACCACCCTCTCCAAATTAAAAGGAACTCCTAAGCTAAGatggattttttatggtataagccggtaaacgagcagacggatcatctgatggtaagcaattgctgccgcccatggacacccgaaacactagggATGTCACAGTGCTTTGccggggattaggaatttaagtattagggaatcgaggattgggaagcgGGTAATTAGgcctgcggtaacctcactcacacaacgaaacacaacgcaagcgttgtttcacgtcggttttctgctcggccgtggtatcactccggtcgtgccggcccattcgtgccgaagcatggctctcccacacttcaacaCTTTCAGAATATAACCAACatgatattataagttttaaaactgacatggtcactagtaatatcattagaacttaaacgCGGATATTTACCAAGTTTATTAGCTTTTATAAATATCGgaatctcataaaaaataaacatggtaaatatcctggtttaagttctaattatacaacatgatattatattatatttcagaCGATGAAAACGCGTTGGAAGATGATGGCATACTGTCAGATTCATCTGACAATACCAAACGATCTGAATCTGACATCCAGGATGTTATGTGTTCCGTGAAGGGTAGAGATAAGAGAAAGAGAGTTAGCACTAAAACTAGGAAAGCTAAAAAAGGGAAGAAAAGTAAAGTGagtagaaacaaaattaataataattaataatcttttgtaatataaaaattaattccacttccttttaattgtaatgttatcggcttactcacgtaactgtttgacgaggaactcgactagtttcaagccatgctagagacaatcgccgcgtcgtgtgtcgcggattgctgctcatgaacatgagcctttagcatggtttgaaactagtcgagttcctcgtcaaacagttacgtgagtaagccgataacataataattaatttagtatgtctcacgaaagtataCATTTCCTTTTGTTCTTatagccataattttaatttttttttagaagaataaagttttttctttctatctttCTATAACTAATGTTATATTTCTTTTCGTCTGTCATTATAGGAGCTACAAGACTGTCTGGAATTAGATCATCAAGAAGACACAGTTCCAGAAGTATCTATGGTGTGTGTCAAAGAAAAATTCAAAGAAGAATGGGAGGAGAAAGGTATTCTATTCTTCTGTAAGCCAGTGTGTGATTTGTTACCATCTCTATTCtatcatgcttcggcacgaatgggccggctcgaccgcagtgataccacggcgtcacagaaaaccgacgtgaaacaactcttgcgttgtgtgaatgcggttaccggaggcccaatcaacccccttcccaatcccctatttcccaacaacacttaaatttctaaccccccaaaaggcctcacttgcaacgcctctggtgtttcgggtgtccataagcggcgacgattacttaccatcagactccatgctactactgagaaattttcgaaaaaccgaaaacaaccCATAATACtatacccgacccgggaatcgaacccgagacccctggcCTGGCAGtggcacttacgaccactcggccGACGACGTATTCTTACTATTAAAATTCCTTGCTTTTTTCAGAAGACATAAATGCACTAGGCGACGTTGATAACGACATGCTATCGGACTCGTCTGACAATACGAAAGCATTAAATGATATCCAGGATACTACGTGTGTGAACCAGGCAGACGAGGAACCAAGAGTCAGAACAATGGAGAAAGCTAAGAGAGTCAGGAGAGGTAGGGTGAGTAGAAGATTGGTGTTTAACTGCATagcttacacacacacacatacaacgtcacgcctttttatccccgaaggggtaggcagaggtgcacattacgacacgtaatgccgctatacaatgtacctacaccaacttttcaccattcgtgttataagtcccatgtaatagggggtgagcctattgctatatactggacacaataccagactccgtgctactaccgagaattTTTTGATAatccgaaaatagcccagtaatactttgcacgactcgggaatcgaacccgagaccccttgttcggcagtcgcatttgcgaccactcgaccaacgaggcagtctagcttaatatgtaatatgtaagaAATCCATGATTCACAAAGAATATGTTTCTAACTTTAgtcaatagatggcgctttttatttgagacactactttttatataagccggtaaacgagcatgcgaatcacttgatggtaagcaatctccgccgcctatggacacccgaaacaccagaggcgttacaagtataAGAAGGTTGTTGCAGAATCGGGGATTGTtgtgattgggaagggggttaattgggccacctgtaacctcactcacacaacgcaagcgttgtttcacgtcagttttctgctcggccgtggtatcactccggtcgagccggcccagcagtgccgaagcatggctctcccacacattaTAATTtgcttttctcaatataattGTATCGTACTACCTtcttaaaggtaagcgtccacaggcccgcatcgtacacatcgcacgcatcgtacgcattccgtatgacgtcatcagtacgcatcgcatgtaggcattgctgatgatgcggtccgtacgatgcggatcagtggacgcagttgtatgagtttctatacaagacatacaaaaatccgttgcgtacgatgcggggcTGTGGACGTTTACCTTAATTCTCTGTTTCATTTTACagccaaaaacaataaaatctttgcGGCAAAATATTCTAACTATAGAGCTAACGTATGAAGAGTTACTCGTAGAAAGAGACAGAGAATCGGCGAGAGAGAGTTACGTAAAGGCGCAATACAAATGCGAGAGCTGTTTGATTGGATTCAATTATAACAAGTCTTATCAAGCTCATGTTGCAGCTAAACATTCCGAGGTAAGTGATAAACATACCAACAAGTAATAATAtagggtgaccggtaattagtgaacgatatttaaacacgtgattgtactcatgattacaaacaactttagtgaagaaactttttttgtatactcattagttttatttttatcacaataataaaacaccAAGATTTCATTACAacgcgcgcgtaaagttccaatataacgcgggcgcgggcgcctcgctgctaacagctgatcatgggAAACAacgcgcgcgcgaaattttatgcgtgctcgtcggttaagggtagtTTTAATTAGGCCCATccttaatatatcgccaatctggtcgatatatgTCCTTCTAGGACGTCCTTTAGATGGCCCCATTCATATTctccttgtatatttctttcctaAATCTGCCTAACCttatccgtgtgagaagaggcctttggtcagcagtggctgcTTACAGGTTGATGATGAAGAAGTACTTTTAAATGTAGTATAATAACAACAAGTAGCActcatttttcaccagttatgaaTTACCATGTAACATGTAAATAATACACGTGTTATGTACGTTCAAATAAtcactatataaaaaaacaattgctgttcgttagtctcactaaaactcgagaacgggtggaccgatttggctaattttggtcttgaattatttgtggaagtacagggcaggtctaaaaggtgggaaaaaaaatgtttgaggcggtacgaagtttgccgggtcagctagttaaagatatattatttgttataggACCTGGGCGACTACATATGTCCCATATGTAAGACCATAGTACCGTCCATAGACTCATTCACCGCGCACTACAAGCGGCATATGAGAAGGTATGTAACATTACATTACAGATGTTAAAGTTTGAGATTGTTAAAGTAATCAGAATAAGCATAATTAAATGTAGTAGTTAATATTCATgatatctctctctctctctctctgttaCACTCCCTTCCGCCGCTTTCCATCCCCCACTCTCCCCTCTCTCGCCCCCTCTCTCCTACCCCCTCTCCTGATCCCCCTCTGTCCTCCCTCCTTTCTCTTCAACCTTACCTCGCCTCTCCCTCTACccctccctctctctctcttccCCTTACCTCGTCTCTCCTCctcctctctctctctctctctctctctctctcttctccTATTTCCCCTTTTCTATCAGCTTCTATCTCTTGCGCTATTTCCCCGCTCTCAGTCTATCCCCCCCtcattatttcataattatctcACCTCTTATTACTATGTTCGCTTCTAGTATGAATCAATATATTTTCTCCACAGATACGAGTGCAGTATCTGCCACAAGCGCACCCtggacatcaaggtgatgcagcagcactactactccacgcacgagatctcgctcaaggagtacaagtgtaatatttgcgggaaggtgtctaagtaagtatatactagacatcaaggtgatgcagcagcactactactccacgcacgagatctcgctcaaggagtacaagtgtaatatttgcgggaaggtgtctaagtaagtatatactagacatcaaggtgatgcagcagcactactactccacgcacgagatctcgctcaaggagtacaagtgtaatatttgcgggaaggtgtctaagtaagtacatatatactagacatcaaggtgatgcagcagcactactactccacgcacgagatctcgctcaaggagtacaagtgtaatatttgcgggaaggtgtctaagtaagtatatactagacatcaaggtgatgcagcagcactactactccacgcacgagatctcgctcaaggagtacaagtgtaatatttgcgggaaggtgtctaagtaagtatatactagacatcaaggtgatgcagcagcactactactccacgcacgagatctcgctcaaggagtacaagtgtaatatttgcgggaaggtgtctaagtaagtatatactagacatcaaggtgatgcagcagcactactactccacgcacgagatctcgctcaaggagtacaagtgtaatatttgcgggaaggtgtctaagtaagtatatactagacatcaaggtgatgcagcagcactactactccacgcacgagatctcgctcaaggagtacaagtgtaatatttgcgggaaggtgtctaagtaagtatatactagacatcaaggtgatgcagcagcactactactccacgcacgagatctcgctcaaggagtacaagtgtaatatttgcgggaaggtgtctaagtaagtatatactagacatcaaggtgatgcagcagca from Spodoptera frugiperda isolate SF20-4 chromosome 19, AGI-APGP_CSIRO_Sfru_2.0, whole genome shotgun sequence encodes the following:
- the LOC118281135 gene encoding zinc finger imprinted 3-like, producing the protein MDIKEEQLCYKLLCNACLCVGRKLHKITDEKTRNYYLNALGEIPLYNPSTVNLQICWECNALLQKSVAFKEQVQDSYRILQTYTNENLHECLLSDVSRPPRLKLHKADPVNILPSDGLQTFSEPINCLKDEFKEECRDDDDENALEDDGILSDSSDNTKRSESDIQDVMCSVKGRDKRKRVSTKTRKAKKGKKSKELQDCLELDHQEDTVPEVSMVCVKEKFKEEWEEKEDINALGDVDNDMLSDSSDNTKALNDIQDTTCVNQADEEPRVRTMEKAKRVRRGRPKTIKSLRQNILTIELTYEELLVERDRESARESYVKAQYKCESCLIGFNYNKSYQAHVAAKHSEDLGDYICPICKTIVPSIDSFTAHYKRHMRRYECSICHKRTLDIKVMQQHYYSTHEISLKEYKCNICGKVSNSIDSHRYHKDTHKARLQCTECDKTFRHRTGLMNHRLAVHEYHNAFPCTVCEKVFRWKTSLKRHLEKHEVMKGKSPSSAAYCSTCNINFSSICSYQRHLKISLKHVTQDQFKFICDHCNKRFSDKTKIRDHIEEKHLHKTFQCHICLKTSKNRVGLDQHIRNVHKGRPNNKMCHHCGKGFPTKVQLESHIRTHTGERPFICEFCPTTFSQQSNLYKHNRQVHLNIKSKRYPLGKGKIDKPPEIPTLDPTPMDQYRLPMLQYSAEKSFVI
- the LOC118280882 gene encoding LOW QUALITY PROTEIN: zinc finger protein 320 (The sequence of the model RefSeq protein was modified relative to this genomic sequence to represent the inferred CDS: deleted 1 base in 1 codon), giving the protein MDEIEIKYEFPNEENQCSVCLSIGRKLSPLQQYLNVFKLLISDLEVYNTIPLESIRLCWECIAFLHRAVRFQQQAVKANEMLLLGQSYLFGTQSSLTTITLNDSHPHTIYINDINIQTDIKTCDKCSDDEDVVDDRSAHDDKEFEAVHDDLKEEIVVETTEPEKKPKNNRWAKKRALQNKKPKFKIIIKDKNCFRRVQIDDADVRKCMESERDSEYFKSKRYKCDNCVLVFENEEVLLKHNGMFHEKATQYTCDICTSHIKTRSRLSEHISRHYVKYICSICEYTCYSKSHRLYHIEKVHRRLFQCLKCRLKFGSRREFFKHYKDWHEKFICDYCGITFKMRYCIKDHIRKQHSPFECKPCNKKWARYNGLWLHNKTTHTVHNTAYCVECDRQYRDIYRYRWHIANSTRHTKHKKHRIPCPGCDKIFSKNIYMKDHYNLVHLKCYKYRCEQCDKVISNFIRNADLVKHTRRVHEGILPPKNKICYMCGRGFTTNKILTNHLRTHTGEKPHACNICNARFAQSTALSAHARAIHHTSKTT